Genomic segment of Cottoperca gobio chromosome 23, fCotGob3.1, whole genome shotgun sequence:
TCAGCCCCACAGGAAAGAGGCTGTGCGATTCAGCCGGGCTGAATGAGGTGGCATGGCCGCGGCCGCCTGTTCACCTCCTGACACATTAGTACCACATCAGTCAAGGCCAGAAGTTCTTGTGTTTCCCATATCAGCGTTTTATACCACAGGCCTTTACTATATTGTATTTGTGCCTTCTGGTTTAATATTCGCCtccagcaaaaaaaacaaacactttgtcaGGGTATAAAGTACGTACTTTATGTTTGGGTCAAATATGTTTATATGATGCTTAAtaaagtattgtgtgtgtgacaaacggcttttttttttctttctttttttaataagacCAATTAAGGCCAGCGGTGACATAAAACTCAAGAGGCATTAAAAGGATGCTCAAATTTTattggtaaaaaagaaaaaacacaacggTCCATGTTTGAAAGTGAAGCAGACTTTGAATTTGCCACAGAACAAATAAACTGAAATCAGCTGTATTGGAATTTGCATTTAGGAAGTGATGAGTTGTTCCTGAACTTGTTACTGAGAGGATCATGAAGACGACTGGAAACAGAAAATCTCTTTGATCTAAAGCTGCGCAACAAGTGGGTTGCTGACTCATCCAATCTATTATCTACTGGCAATACCATGCATCTAATCAAATACTTCACTCAGCTTTTATGAGCTACGTTGAATTGTGAAGGATCATATCGAGATGGACAATCTGGGCTACTTTGATGAAACACGTGGAGTATTTACAATTTAGGAACTTCGATCAAAAACATAAATTCCAAATAATTTATAGCTCAAATCTGAAATACAATGACAttagaaaacatttgtaaatagTGACTTTCTTTTCCATCTATAAATGACAAAGTGCCACGTTCCTCATATAAAAATATACTCTTCAAATTGTTTTGTAAGTTATATAAAGcctaaataaacatttctgaaTACATTAAGGGTGCTGTCCAAAAATAGCTTTGAGTCCTTTGATCCTCTCATACCCCCTTCTGTGTGGTTGGGGCACATGCCATCTACCCAGGCAGGCCTAAACCGCGCTGGAAGGCCTTGTGTAAGCAGAGGACATCATGTGGAATTCCACGTCTCTGCCGTTCATGGGAATGTTGGATGTATCTGAACCTGATTGCACCTCCATGGAGTTCCAATGAGGCTTGCATGCTTTTCTCAGAAGTCAAGAGCCCTCCAAAAACAAAACGATGAACACTGTCAGAATGGAAAGTGTCGTTCAAACTGACAAGTTGGATGCCTAGAATAGTTTGGGAGTTTTTTCTGCCTCTTTGGCTCTTGGCGTAACAAAGGGGTTTTGGATTCGGGGGGGAATTTGTCCAGGAGAGAGATGTCAGCAGAGCGCTCAACAAAACGTACTGATGTCccatgaaaaagagaaagaaatgtgactgagtgcaaaagaaaaataagtaatGTGGCTGTAAATGTGACTCCATATGACTAAAGATCTGTTACTCCCAGCTTGAAATGTATCAGTAGCAATTGAAGATCATAAAAGAGGAAAATGAGCAATTGAGTTTACTAACCGTCCTTTAAGGCTAGGTCTGAACGGTATCTTTACATAAAtaattttgttttagtttcagtgTTGAAACAGAATACAGTGTGAGCGTACAGTAAAGTATTCCACTGCCATCTTTCAATCTTCAGTCTGAAGCACTTTCCTGTAGTAGCCTTTCCAGTTAGCGTGTTACAAAAGTCTTCTCAAGATCCAACAATAGTCCTTGTTGTTCTTCCTCTCTTGTTACATCTTTGCAAGATGTCGTCTTCCAATTATTGTGTTGCTGGAGGCAAAAAGGAGAACATCAAATCCTTTCACCTGCAACATGTTTGCATCCTGTCACAGGATTGGACCAATGGCCAAAACTCTTTTTTCCAAATCTCTCCACACCTCCAtgtctgttttttctttctttctttaaagaatTCCAAAATAGaatgtaaaaatgtgcaaattGTTGAATAAATACTTCCAAGTCCTTCATTTGAAATTCCACATTGTCATAACCCTCTTACCTTCAACCACTGTCCGTTTTCCCCAGCCCTCTTCCTCATTCCCTACTTGCAGGTGAAAACTTCAGATTTTTCACTGCACGTGTTGCACTTGACAAAGCAGCACCAGTGGAACTTGCAGTTGCACTGCCAGATTCGCGTGTAGTGGAGCGTGTCGTAACCCCGGCCACAGCACATCAAATTACAACCGTCTGTGTGGGTCGAGGTGCCGTTGCACAGTCTTCCCCGTGTTCCTGTGCTTCCTGTGGCCGTGTCCTCCTCACAGTAGTTGGGAGAACGCTCCAGGTACACCAGGTCTGTGTCCTGTGGGCTTCTGGTAGCCCCGGGCCTCTTTGAGTCGTAGGAAGGAGGGCTGGCGGAGGCGTGAGGCCCGGACCGGCTCTACTTGAACTGCTCCGCTGTAGCGTTCCTTCAGCAGGTAACCAATCTCTCTGAACTTTGGCAGCGTGATCCAGCAGGTCTTAGTGGTGCAGGAACCAGACACGCCGTGACACTTGCACTCCagcttcatcctctcctctAGGATCTGATCACAGAGAGAGTAGACATTAGCTCTGTATGAATTTAAAGAGATGGTTAAGAAGAGCTGAAAAATATATTCTGTGTAGTTAATACATAAATGGTAATTTTGCACACGTCCATAGCTTGAATTTGAAACGCTTAATAGCCTTCAAATTGGTCTCTTCTGGTAAGCTGGGCTTTCTGCGAACACTTCAACGTTCAGCACTCCTGTTCGCCAACTTTATGTCGAAAACCTGGGGAAAATAACTCGAACCCCGAGACTGTAGTCTGTAATTAACTTTACCTTTCTTCAGACCACATAATGGCGTGACAGGCCGGAGAAAACTGACCGGAGCTGTTGTGTAACCATACACGTATAGGATTACATTGTGGTTTGAGACGCATTTGTATTATGCCATACAAATATTTTCAGATGACAAAATTGAAGTTTGCCCTTCTGACTGAGTCTGATGTTAATGTGAAAACGATTACCTTCACATTTCCATCATAAGTCTGATTTCTGAGCGGCTAAACTCATAAGAACGTCTAGTAACTTGTGTGTCCGCAGCACTAGTCAAATCAGTGACTCCGTCTTCCCCTCTGTGGCTATCTCACTTTCTGGGGGAGTTTGCGTTTGACTCTGgttgcttcagtgtgtgtgtggtggtctTTGATTCTGCCActgagaaaggaagagagagagacttgcaATAATATCTTCTTTCCTCGCTTAATGCATCGTAATTCAATGAATGGACTGCAGGGCTGTGGCACGACTCCATTCTGGCAGCTGCATCTGCTAAAGTTGTGCATTTCTGTCACACATACAGTCTAGTGTACAGGAACCGTTTAGGACTGATACAAATATAGTAACCTGTTGCATGCATTACCTTTCGCCCTGCCTCATTGTTGTGCAGGTTCATCAGCCGCCGGGCGTTTTTCTTGATCTCCCGGGAGTCTACAAAGCGCCGCGAGAACTCCACGCCGTACTTAACATCGGCCGAGCAGCCTCCCCACTTCCAGCCCTCCTCTTGGTCGTGGTAGCCCTGCTTCTCGCGATCACAGCCGCACTGGCTGAGGTTGCCTTGGCTACAAGCCGTGGTCACTGCGTGAGCGACTCCGGCTGCTGTGACGGCGTACGTGAATGCTGCCTCCCTGCTGCCTGaagagaaaagagcagaaaCTGAATGAATTTCAGGCAATGTAGAAAGTAGTCACACAAGTACTCTCATTTAAATTGAGTACTTCTTTCATACACTCTTCTGTAGACGCTCTAAATACAGTTCTTTCCTCAGAATGGCAAGAGCTGCATGTCCATCATACAGGCTACTTACACTGTTATGACACAAGCAAAAGGAtttaggtttgtttgtttgaccctcTTCCTTTTCCATTTGTGGAGGAATTTGTTAAATTAAAGGAACGATGCACCGATGTTACACATGAATTGCAGCTTACTTGTCATGAGAACGATTACTTAGTCCATGAAGACAGTTGTATAAAGTCTTCAGTGACAAACAACGTCAATTTAGGCTTGAGAAGAAGAGGGCATTTAGGAGCTTTAGAGGGCATCACTGATTAATGCTGAAAGGATGTCACAGTTTTCTGATGTATATGTGTCACTAAGTACCGATTCCTCAGTAGTTTtcactacttttacttgag
This window contains:
- the wnt7ba gene encoding LOW QUALITY PROTEIN: protein Wnt-7b (The sequence of the model RefSeq protein was modified relative to this genomic sequence to represent the inferred CDS: deleted 1 base in 1 codon), producing MLIISSRSALLSVYYPQIFLILTSGSYLALSSVVALGANIICNKIPGLAPRQRALCQSRPDAIIVIGEGAQLGINECQYQFRYGRWNCSALGERTVFGQELRVGSREAAFTYAVTAAGVAHAVTTACSQGNLSQCGCDREKQGYHDQEEGWKWGGCSADVKYGVEFSRRFVDSREIKKNARRLMNLHNNEAGRKILEERMKLECKCHGVSGSCTTKTCWITLPKFREIGYLLKERYSGAVQVEPVRASRLRQPSFLRLKEARGYQKPQDTDLVYLERSPNYCEEDTATGSTGTRGRLCNGTSTHTDGCNLMCCGRGYDTLHYTRIWQCNCKFHWCCFVKCNTCSEKSEVFTCK